A genomic stretch from Setaria italica strain Yugu1 chromosome VII, Setaria_italica_v2.0, whole genome shotgun sequence includes:
- the LOC101755614 gene encoding uncharacterized protein LOC101755614 → MKAPSLLVQCFPGLLPSKATSCVPIVSEKDLQLPSPAVEIIPSKSAHPYKYAGEKVDVQGLDIFKGKVSVADMIAFSPSEVASAKYDGTLKYWESSITLVNILKNEIRDGQLSFRGKRVLELGCGSGLSGIFACLKGASTVHFQDINAETIRCRTIPNVLANLEQARDRQNRPSESPVTPSRQLLAPNVHFYAGEWDELPTILSVVQPPAAPTNLSFSEDDFMDGCSSHDGSSIVGHDYCPRRSRKLSGSRAWERASETDQADGGYDVILISDVPYAVNSLKKLYALISKCLRPPYGVLYVASKKNLVSSNGGARQLRALMEEEGVLGGHFLTELSDREIWKFFFK, encoded by the exons ATGAAGGCACCGTCTCTACTGGTTCAGTGTTTCCCTGGCTTGCTTCCCAGCAAGGCCACTAGTTGCGTGCCAATTGTATCTGAGAAGGATCTGCAGCTACCTTCTCCAGCTGTTGAAATAATCCCCTCAAAG AGCGCCCATCCTTACAAATATGCTGGTGAGAAGGTCGATGTGCAAGGTCTTGATATTTTCAAG GGGAAGGTCAGTGTAGCGGATATGATAGCCTTTTCACCTTCAGAAGTAGCATCAGCAAAATACGATG GAACTCTGAAATATTGGGAGAGTTCCATCACTCTTGTCAACATTCTTAAAAATGAGATCCGTGATGGACAGTTGAGCTTCAGGGGGAAGCGGGTTCTAGAG CTCGGATGTGGATCTGGTCTGTCTGGCATTTTTGCCTGCTTGAAG GGTGCATCCACAGTGCACTTTCAAGACATAAATGCAGAAACCATCCGATGCAGAACAATACCCAACGTTCTTGCAAATCTTGAGCAGGCGCGGGATAGGCAGAACAGACCATCTGAGAGCCCCGTTACACCATCTAGGCAGCTGTTGGCTCCCAATGTGCATTTCTATGCTGGCGAGTGGGATGAACTCCCTACAATTCTCTCAGTTGTGCAGCCACCCGCTGCACCAACAAACCTTAGCTTTTCTGAGGATGATTTTATGGATGGCTGCAGTAGTCATGACGGGAGTAGTATAGTTGGTCATGACTACTGCCCCCGACGATCTAGAAAGCTTTCTGGTAGCCGCGCATGGGAGAGAGCTAGTGAGACTGATCAAGCAGATGGTGGCTATGATGTAATTTTGATTTCTGATGTCCCCTATGCTGTGAACTCCCTGAAGAAGCTCTATGCCCTTATTTCAAAG TGCCTTCGTCCCCCATATGGAGTCTTGTATGTGGCTTCAAAGAAGAACTTGGTCAGTTCCAATGGCGGTGCAAGGCAGCTTCGAGCTCTGATGGAAGAGGAAGGTGTCCTTGGTGGCCACTTCTTAACTGAGTTGTCTGACAGGGAGATATGGAAGTTCTTTTTCAAGTGA
- the LOC101755203 gene encoding DNA-directed RNA polymerase III subunit 1, which yields MAKPEEKLRCTKEPFIEDVGARRIKSIRFSVLSGSEIRKSAEVQVWNSRIYEHDMKPVPNGLLDMRMGLASKKDTELKCSTCHGPFAECPGHFGYLKLALPVFNVGFFNCILDVLKCICKGCSRVLLAEKDRREFLKKMRNPRADALQKSAIMKKVRDKCKLTCCPRCEYKNGVVKKGRVGLIVIHDCSKILDGHTEELKNALQHKKEKVSTSSVRMLDPATALSLFRRMVDEDCELLNLGDRPEKLIVTEIAVPPVPIRPSVVVGNTRTSNEDSITAILKSIVNTNSILKETLQTGGLFSKCFDCWQQLQLQVVEFVNSDAPCLPESQHRGLVQRLKGKTGRFRGNLSGKRTEYTGRTVISPDPNLRITEVAIPVLMARVLTYPERVSNYNLEKLRQCIRNGPYKHPGANFIITPDGTKLSLKYGDRRIHARDLKCGYTVERHLEDGDVVLFNRQPSLHRMSIMSHRARIMPWRTLRFNESVCNPYNADFDGDEMNLHVPQTEEARTEALMLMGVQNNLCTPKNGEILVASTQDFLTSSFLVTRKDAFYDRSSFALLCSYVGDAMENIDLPTPALIKPIELWTGKQLFSVLVRPNARTKVFLNLAVKEKIYSKKKEKKEGEEEEKETMCGRETMCPNDGYVYFRNSELLSGQVGKATLGNGNKDGIYSVLLRDYNSHAAASCMNRLAKFSARFIGNHGFSIGVDDVQPGEHLNRQKKKKIDEGYKQCHDLISLFAKGALALHPGCNAAQTLEHKITGVLNEIRTAAGNVCMDTLHWRNSPLIMSQCGSKGSPINISQMVACVGQQSVGGRRAPDGFIDRTLPHFPINSKTPAAKGFVANSFYTGLTATEFFFHTMGGREGLVDTAVKTAETGYMSRRLMKGLEDLSVFYDQTVRNASGGIVQFLYGDDGMDPAKMEGKDGTPLNLDQLFMKVTATCPHRGLDTLSPDDIKQMLEDKLTQHKTSSDGGCSEEFKECLKKFLEERIQLLKCTRKALHLDEKHVGKNDSCIEEIIAANISGISAKQLQVFLDTCFSRYNSKAIEAGASIGAIGAQSIGEPGTQMTLKTFHFAGVASMNVTLGVPRIKEIINAAKKISTPIITTELLSRKDVLSARIVKGAMEKAVLGEVASAIKIVLKSSQPNLVVKLDMQLIEALHMGISADSVQLSILNHPKIKLKSEHVRVIDRAKLRIYPAGTDKSKLQLELHNLKAMLPKVIVKGIPTVERVVIDERKKEGKLEKYNLLVEGTNLLAVMGTPGVDARNTKSNHIMEMNSTLGIEAARRSIIDEIQYTMKSHGMNIDVRHMMLLADLMTYKGEVLGITRYGIAKMKTSVLMLASFEKTSEHLFNASYSGREDEIEGVSECIIMGIPMQLGTGILKVRQRLDHLPELKYQPDPILS from the exons ATGGCGAAGCCGGAGGAGAAGCTGCGCTGCACGAAGGAGCCCTTCATCGAGGATGTCGGCGCCCGGAGGAT AAAGAGCATCCGGTTCAGTGTGCTCTCGGGCAGCGAGATTCGCAAGTCCGCGGAGGTGCAGGTCTGGAACAGCCGGATCTATGAGCACGACATGAAGCCGGTGCCGAATGGGTTGCTTGACATGCGAATG GGACTTGCTAGCAAGAAAGACACGGAACTCAAATGCAGCACCTGCCATGGTCCATTTGCTGAATGTCCTGGTCATTTCGGTTACCTGAAGCTCGCACTTCCAGTTTTTAATGTTGGCTTTTTCAATTGTATTCTGGACGTGTTGAAGTGTATCTGCAAG GGCTGTAGCAGGGTTCTTCTTGCAGAGAAAGATCGCAGAGAGTTTCTGAAGAAGATGAGAAATCCCAGAGCCGATGCGCTACAGAAAAGTGCTATCATGAAAAAAGTGAGGGACAAATGCAAACTAACCTGCTGCCCCCGGTGTGAATACAAAAACG GTGTAGTTAAAAAAGGCAGAGTAGGCCTGATAGTGATTCATGATTGCAGCAAAATTTTGGACGGACATACAGAAGAACTGAAGAATGCATTACaacacaagaaagaaaaagtGTCCACTAGTTCAGTTCGCATGTTAGACCCTGCAACTGCTCTCTCTCTATTCAGAAGAATGGTCGACGAG GATTGTGAATTGCTAAACCTTGGTGATAGGCCAGAGAAACTTATTGTGACGGAGATTGCAGTGCCACCTGTACCTATAAGGCCTTCTGTTGTTGTTGGTAATACTAGAACAAG TAATGAAGATAGCATTACTGCTATATTGAAGAGCATTGTTAATACAAATTCCATCCTTAAGGAGACCCTTCAAACTGGGGGCCTGTTCTCCAAGTGCTTT GATTGCTGGCAACAACTTCAACTTCAAGTTGTTGAATTTGTAAATAGCGATGCCCCCTGTCTTCCCGAGTCACAACATCGTGGCCTTGTTCAACGACTCAAAGGGAAGACAGGCCGATTTCGTGGTAACTTGTCTGGAAAACGTACTGAGTACACTGGAAGGACTGTCATATCTCCTGATCCAAATTTGAGAATAACAGAG GTGGCTATTCCTGTGTTGATGGCTCGAGTCTTGACTTATCCTGAAAGGGTTTCAAACTATAACCTTGAGAAGCTGCGTCAGTGTATACGGAATGGACCATATAAACATCCAGGGGCTAATTTTATTATAACCCCTGATGGCACAAAGCT GAGCTTAAAATATGGTGATAGAAGGATTCATGCGCGGGATTTAAAGTGTGGCTATACAGTTGAAAGGCATTTAGAAGATGGTGATGTTGTCCTGTTCAATAGACAGCCGAGTTTGCATAGAATGTCGATTATGTCTCACAGG GCAAGGATAATGCCATGGAGAACACTGAGATTTAATGAGTCTGTTTGCAACCCGTATAATGCTGATTTTGATGGCGATGAAATGAATTTGCATGTCCCTCAGACAGAGGAAGCTCGCACTGAAGCACTTATGCTCATGGGG GTTCAGAATAATTTATGTACTCCTAAGAATGGGGAGATACTGGTTGCTTCCACACAAGATTTCTTGACTTCATCTTTTCTTGTTACAAGAAAAGATGCTTTCTACGATAGATCTTCCTTTGCTCTTTTGTGCTCATACGTTGGTGACGCAATGGAGAACATTGATTTGCCAACACCAGCCTTGATTAAA CCTATTGAGCTTTGGACTGGTAAACAATTATTCAGTGTGTTAGTTCGACCTAATGCACGTACAAAGGTGTTTCTGAATCTTGCCGTTAAAGAAAAAATTTAttcgaagaaaaaggaaaaaaaagagggggaagaggaggaaaaggaaacaATGTGTGGAAGGGAAACAATGTGTCCCAATGATGGTTATGTCTACTTCCGAAATAGCGAACTGTTGTCTGGACAAGTTGGGAAGGCCACTTTAG GTAATGGGAATAAGGATGGCATTTACTCTGTTCTTCTAAGAGATTATAATTCTCATGCTGCAGCAAGTTGCATGAATCGCTTGGCAAAATTTAG TGCAAGATTTATTGGGAATCATGGTTTTTCCATTGGTGTGGATGATGTCCAACCAGGAGAACATCTAAATcggcaaaagaaaaagaaaatagatgAGGGGTACAAACAATGCCACGATCTTATTTCTTTGTTTGCCAAAGGTGCACTCGCGTTGCATCCTGGTTGCAACGCAGCTCAAACGTTGGAGCATAAGATAACTGGTGTGTTAAATGAAATCAGAACGGCTGCTGGAAAC GTGTGCATGGATACACTTCACTGGAGGAACAGCCCATTGATTATGTCTCAGTGTGGATCTAAAGGTTCTCCAATCAATATCAGTCAGATGGTTGCTTGTGTTGGCCAGCAATCTGTCGGAGGGCGTCGTGCCCCAGATGGTTTTATAGATAGAACTCTTCCCCACTTTCCTATAAATTCAAAGACCCCTGCG GCTAAAGGTTTTGTTGCTAATTCGTTCTATACTGGTTTGACTGCTACTGAGTTTTTCTTCCACACAATGGGTGGTCGAGAAGGTCTTGTTGACACAGCG GTGAAAACAGCAGAAACTGGATATATGTCCCGCAGATTGATGAAGGGTTTAGAAGATCTCTCTGTTTTCTATGATCAGACAGTCCGTAATGCTAGCGGTGGTATAGTTCAGTTTTTGTATGGAGATGATGGCATGGATCCTGCAAAGATGGAAGGAAAAGATGGCACACCCTTAAATTTGGATCAGTTGTTTATGAAAGTCACG GCCACATGTCCTCATAGGGGGCTGGATACATTATCTCCTGATGATATCAAGCAGATGTTAGAGGATAAGCTCACACAGCATAAAACCTCATCCGATGGTGGTTGTAGTGAAGAGTTCAAGGAATGCTTGAAAAAATTTCTTGAGGAACGTATACAATTACTAAAGTGCACAAGAAAGGCACTTCATCTAGATGAGAAACATGTAGGAAAGAATGATTCTTGCATAGAAGAAATCATTGCTGCTAATATTTCTGGTATATCTGCAAAACAACTACAG GTTTTCTTGGATACCTGTTTTTCTCGTTATAACTCAAAGGCAATTGAAGCCGGAGCATCTATTGGAGCAATTGGAGCTCAAAGTATTGGAGAGCCAGGGACTCAGATGACACTGAAAACATTTCACTTTGCAGGAGTAGCTAGCATGA ATGTTACTCTTGGTGTTCCTCGCATCAAGGAAATTATCAATGCTGCTAAAAAGATAAGCACACCTATTATCACCACTGAGCTTCTGTCTAGGAAAGATGTGCTGTCTGCACGCATTGTGAAAGGAGCTATGGAGAAAGCAGTGCTCGGTGAG GTAGCATCAGCCATAAAGATTGTCTTGAAATCAAGTCAGCCAAACTTGGTGGTCAAACTTGATATGCAACTTATAGAAGCTCTGCACATGGGGATATCTGCTGACTCTGTGCAGCTGTCAATTTTGAATCATCCCAAGATCAAGTTAAAATCTGAG CATGTCCGTGTCATCGATAGAGCCAAGTTGAGAATATATCCAGCTGGAACGGATAAGTCCAAACTTCAGCTTGAGCTGCATAACCTCAAAGCCATGCTTCCGAAAGTGATTGTGAAG GGCATTCCAACTGTTGAAAGAGTTGTTATTGacgaaagaaaaaaagaaggaaaactaGAAAAATACAACTTGTTGGTTGAAGG AACAAACCTCCTGGCCGTTATGGGTACCCCTGGAGTTGATGCTAGGAATACAAAAAGTAATCACATCATGGAAATGAACAGCACACTTGGAATTGAAGCTGCTAGGAGATCTATTATCGATGAAATTCAGTACACAATGAAAAGTCATGGCATGAACATTGATGTCAGACATATGATGCTTCTGGCAGATTTGATGACATACAAG GGTGAAGTTCTTGGCATTACTAGATATGGCATTGCAAAGATGAAAACCAGTGTGCTGATGCTTGCTTCATTTGAGAAAACCTCGGAACATCTATTCAATGCCTCATACAGTGGCCGTGAGGACGAGATAGAGGGAGTCAGCGAATGCATTATCATGGGCATTCCCATGCAACTCGGTACCGGTATTCTCAAAGTCAGGCAGAG GCTCGACCATCTCCCTGAATTGAAGTACCAGCCGGACCCGATATTGTCGTGA